Genomic segment of Apium graveolens cultivar Ventura chromosome 7, ASM990537v1, whole genome shotgun sequence:
GTTTGTTATAGTTCggtccaataatataatatttttagaggaactaataatattattttattttagtgcGATTCttcaaatccaactaattatGTCTAGTTTTTCTTACCACGGGGTGATAAGTTGAACGCTTCCACTTATATTCCATTGTATACGCACTATCTATACCTAGATACGAATTGTGATGTTGGGATGGCATATAAGCAATTGTTCCAGATGTTTACCTTATGGATTGGATGGTTACGGATAGTGTCAGGGATGGAATGGACTCTTTGTTTTATTAAGGCTGGAATAGGCTTGGGTGCCCGATATGATGGTGGGTCTATGCTGATGGGCATAGGTCcgtactgtatcctgactgatcagcaggttataatACATATGTTGATTTTTGTGTTCAGTCTAGTTTATTATTGATCGCCGTCAATGACATTCCTTATTAATTGTAAAAATAAACATATATCCATTGAGATTACTTATTATCTTTTATCAGATTCAACTGATTTACTTTTGTTGATACTTGTACACATATAATGTGGACTTGCTGAGCAATTATGGCTCATACTTGTTGTTACTTCCTTTATCTTCCAGTTAATCTATATAATGAAGCTTGTTCACACTCGAGTGGTAAAGAGCGAGTGAAAAGACGGGACCCTACACCAAGAGTGTTAATACCAATCCAGGAAGAGAGTTTTGAGTTACCCGCTCAAATGTAGTTTGTGTAGTATATGTGTatgttaaaaaaatttaattagtTGTAATACTTAACTAGACTTGGGAGTGTAGTATGTTTCTTATCACAGTTGTGTGAGAATTTTAATTTGGAATGTAATAATAGTTATGTTTGtgttcttgtttcataccataatcTGAGATCGATCATGAGAAGTTAGATGGGGTTATATGCATGTTTATTAAGATATATTATACATGTTGATTTATATCTATGGTTAACAAGTAACCCCAGAGACCacggatttggagggcgttacaaatTTAGCCTCAATAGTAGTtaaatagaaaaatatttttttttaaacaaCTTTACAACAAAAAACATTCAGGCTTCCGATGAATTTCCACACCTTAAATCTTTAAAATCCAAATATCATCGCTCCTTCGAAAGACACAAAGTGCTCCATTTACAAGAATGAATTTTTCTTTTTTCATTCGAAGAGTGTTTACCGACttaacttataagttgaatttataacttataagctgataagttgaatgttagcgatgacgtactttttctcaacgtatttttgatttttcatttttttttcattttaattttaaaatataatttttaaatgttaatctaacttaaaatataagaattgagataattatatttaaaaattatttattttagttcatttaaataaaaaaattgtcttataagtaaaattatccaaacacttatataatttataaatatttatcaaCTTATAATTATAAGTCAGTTATTCAGTTTAAGTTATAAGTTCCCTATTTTAAGATTCCGCAAACGTGCCCTTCGTATTTTCGGTGTAGGAATTAGTGCAACAAGAGATTTTGTTAATAAACCCTAGTTCAACATTTTCATTAGGAATTAATAATTTTATAACAAATTTCTGTCACATCCTCCTCCCAAATATCACAATATTTAAAAAAGAGCTAGCCATCAACCCCGGGGCTTTAATGAGATTATATTTTTAACATccatgtaagtcattttcatTAATTTAGTCATTAGCATTTCATTTATATCATAATTTACCTTACACCGAATAAAATTAATAGTGTAACTTATGCCTTCTGAACTCGGGTAAGAAGGCTTAAAAATATTACTGAAATGCCTAATACGATTCGCCTCACAAGAATTTacatttataaaattatattaaataaaaaaagtTAAGATCTAAACTTGAATAATATCAAAATTGAAATTTTTAGGATTTACAttcataaaatttatatttaaaaaaaaaaaattaagacCCGAactttatttcatatcaaaattgAAATTTTTATCAAATATAAGATTAATGTTGGGTAGATAATTACCTATGATGTATTTCccgaaaattaaaaaaaattcatattaataCATGAGAGTATAGTACTCACATTATATTATATACATTTACGAAATATTATTACTATTTTTATAGTAAAATACACTTGCAGTTCAAGAAAGTTAcctcaaaaacattttttttttaATCTCAAAATTCACTTTAAAGAAGTCAAATATGGATGATGCTGAACTTTCAAAATTGTAAGATGGTGTGAAATTAGGTGGCCGTTGAAGCCCACTAAAATCCCTAGTCCATAGCAGGAAACATCTTCACCCTCTCTTTATAAAACATGTATGCCTCTATGTTCCCTTGTACAGCTACAAATCttcttgcaatataaaatagaaatatatctagttttaaaaaaacaatagaaatatatcaaacacatatatatattttccTGTACACAAACCCTAAAACCCTGAAGAAAAATGATGCAAAATGGAGCACCTTCCAGCAATGCTGACCATACGACAACGTTTAACGATCTTCCTGCAGCAATGTTAGTAAACATCTTCACAAGACTCCCAGTCAAAACCCTAATCAGGTCAACGTCTGTTTGCAAAACATGGTATTCTAACATCACTAAACCCACCTTCATTTCAGCTCATATTCAACACTCACTCTCTTGTTCTAATCAAAATGCTGTGCTTTTCGTACCCAATAACATTATGCGTCACAAGTATTGCTCTCTAGTGTCAGCTGATACTGGTAATGTGCTGGAAAAATATAAGATTCCGTTTAAGACTAAGAATGGTTCTTTGCAGTTATGTGGGTGTTTGAATGGGCTTCTTTGTTTGAATGCAATTGAGGAAGATCCTAATGTTGATGTCGAATATCAAGATTTGTATCTTTGGAACCCCCGTGTGAGGAAGTATAGATCCCTTTTCTCGTCTTGTTTCAAGAAACGGGGCTTCTGTTTATATGCGCTTGGGATGGGGGTTTATGAGCCTACTTTCGATACCAGAATTGTAAGGATTGTGTATCCTGCGGATGATGGGGGTTATGCGTGTAGGAAAGTGCCTCCCAAGGCTGAGATTTATAGCCTCAAGAGGAATACTTGGAGGAGGATTAAAGACCCCGGTGTTCCTCTGCTTGGTTATCATTCTGGGATAACTGTTGGTAATAACATGGTGTACTGGCTAAATACGAGAATGTCTAGAGATTTTAATGAGCAGGCGTGGTTGCTGTCGTTTGATTTTAATACTGAGATGTTTGGGAGCATTAAATTGCCTGATGAGGTTCGTTATTGTTTAGGAGTAAAGGCAAACTTTAATCTCTTGAAGTTTGAGGGTAAACTtgctgtttttgttcttaatgAAAGAAAAGAAACTAATGGAACTATCTCCCAGCCTTGTGGTATTTGGCTTATGAGCCATGAAGAGGGTAAGATCTCGTGGAATTTGATTTTTAAGATTGTACTCAAGGAACACATGTGGCCTCTGAATGTTTCAAGGGGTGGAACACTTTTGCAAGTTTCGTATGCTAGTAGTAATAGATCCTTATTTTTTTGTAATCTCGTGAGTGAAGATCTTCAACAAAGTAAGCCACTGGTTACCGAGCCTGGTGGTTTTGTAGAAGCTCATTTCATGGAGAGTTTACTCTTGCTCGAAGGAAAGGATGAACTGTTGAAATTGTTGGAAACGTATATGGGCTTGGGCTTAATATAGATCAAATTGATATGACTCAAACACACACTGTATATCTTTGATATTGAAACAAACACCAAGTTTATTTTAAATCTCACAACCACAAAGCTACAGCTTGACACAAGGCTACGGCCTTATTTCTTTCTCTCTGTTGCTTTACAAACTCACTTCTGTGTATACTATTACATTCAGAGAGGACCAGCCTATTTATAGGCTTCATATATGCATGCATTACATCAGGGCTTACATCACTACTATTTATTACTACATAGACTTTTACCAGCCTACAATACTGACTAACTTAACATGCAGCCTACCATATTTTACGTATCTATAATTATTGCCAGCCTTCAGACCTTATCTTGACAACCCAGCCTTCTAATCTTGAACaactgttatatatatatgctaCGCATTTCAAGGGAGACTTCATCACATCTCTTGTATGAATTTTTGACCATGCATGCAGGTTGCCTACCATAATATATGCTTCTCTGTTGCTGGATATATAGCTGGTGCCTGGTGTAGTGTCAACCTTGAATACTATCACCATAATTTATTACACACGCCACCTTGCATGTATTGGTAATCTAGTGCCCACCATATTTTTAGGAATTAACTTCTGGTTGCTGCTCTTATTTTCTTTCCTTCATATTACTACATCTATAACCCAGCTGTAtgttatttatttcaaattatggaagagtttgaattctaacactccccctcaaactcgaCTTTGCATTCCGAGCTTCATCTTCATTTTGTGAAATACTTCCGGCTTCAATGGCTTCGTAAATATATCCGCTAAATTTTCTTCAGTCCTGCAGTGCACCAATTCCACAATTTTGTCGTTCACCTGttctcgaataaaatgatatttaaTATTGATGTGCTTGCTTCGACTGTGTGACACTGGATTTTTCGCTAGAGAAATAGCAGATTTATTATCCACGTAAATAGTAACCGGATCTTCCTTGCCAAGTTTTAACTCTCCCAATATGTAGCCTAGCCACATAGCTTGACACGCGCATGCTGCTGCTGCGATGTATTCCGCCTCACATGTTGAGAGAGCAACTGTTTGCTGCTTCTTTGATGACCACGAAAATATCGCCGAACCGATATGAAAAGCAtatccagaagtgcttttcccgTCATCCAAATCACCACCATAATCACTATCTGAGTAACCAACTAATTTTGAATCCTGAGAGTGTGTATAAAATAGACCATGATCGAGTGTTCCTTTTATGTACCTCAAAATTCTTTTAGCTGCCATGAAGTGATCTTGCTTCGGCTTCTCCATGTACCTACTAACTAGTCCAACCCCATACATGATATCTGGACGAGTAAAAGTTAGGTACCTCAGACTTCCAACCAGACTTTTGAACAACGTCGGATTTACCGACTCCCTTGTTGAATCAATTCTGAGCTTTATGCTTGCTTCTGCTGGTGTGCTCACCGGCTTGCATTCCTCCATTCTGAATTTCTTTAAAATCTGCTCAGCATACTTTTTCTGCGACATAAAGATCCCATCTTTGCTTTGCTTGACTTCGACTCCAAGAAAGTAAgacatttgaccaatatctgtcatctcaaattcattagtcataactttcttaaaatcatcaaacatacCAGGGTTGTTTCCAGTAAAAATCATGTCATCCACGTATAAGCACACGATCATAatatctccccctgaatttgtttTCGTGTAAAGTGCATGCTCGTAGGGACTCTTCACAAAACCATTTTTCTGGAAATATTCATCAACCCTTGTGTTCCATGCTCGCggagcttgcttcaaaccatacagTGCTTTCTTTAGTCGGTAGACTTTATCTTCCTTGCCTTTCTGAACATATCCCGGTGGTTGCTCgatatagacttcttcttcaagataaCCATTCAAGAATGCTGActtcacatccatctgatatatCTTCCACTGATTCTGAGCTGCGATTGCTGTAAGAAGTCTTATGGTATCAACTCTTGCAACCGGAGCAAATACCTCATCATAGTCAATCCCATATCTCTGCTTGTAGCCTTTAgccaccaaccttgccttgtGCTTTTCCACTTCACCGTCTTGGTTGGTCTTTGTCTTGTAGACCCATTTGACACCAATTGCTTTGTGTTCTTCTGGAAGAGTTGTGAGCTCCCAAGtatcattcttcttgattgcaccaatttcttcatccattgctttattccatttgctttcttcagaagcttCTTCAAATGTAACGGGATCACACTCAGCCATTAAGCAAAACAATGAATAATCAAAGGTAGTTTGTACCGGACTTGTTGCATCATAGATATCATTTAGACTCCGCATTTTTCTTGGTGCTCCCCCTGAACTGTTGCTATTGCTGCTTCCTGAACTCGATGGTGTCGAGGCAGGAGTTTGTTGGTTTGGACTTTGTGGAGGAGTtggatcatcatttccatcatcttGAACATTGGTGTCATCACCGTCATCATCTTCATCCTGAAAAAACAAACCAGCAACTTTTCTTTCTTCCTCGCTCCATCTCCAGTAATCTGATTCGTCaaactcaacatctcgagaaatgattaatttcttcgtgaggggattgtagagtctgtacgccttgcttcttttgtcatatccggtaaagATGCACTTCTCGCCTTTATCATCCAGCTTCTTCCTTTTCTGATCTGGAACATGTGCATATGCAATGCACCCAAAAATTCTGAGATGTCCAACAGATGGTTTGCTACCACTCCATGCTTCATTTGGAGTTTTGTTTCTGACACTTTTAGTTGGACAACGATTCAACAAATAAACTGCACATAGAACGGCTTCAGCCCAGAAAGTTCTCGGCATATGCTTTGCTTTGACCATGCTCCTTGCCATGTCAAGAATAGTGCGATTCTTTCTTTCtgcaacaccattttgttgaggagtgtATGCCGTTGTTAGCTGATGATTAATTCCATGTGCTCGACAGAAACTTCTAAAGAGATTTGAGGTATACTCTCCTCCTCTGTCTGATCGAAGTGTCTTCAAATAATGACCACTTTGTTTCTCCGCCAACgctttgaactccttgaatttatcaagagctTCTGACTTTTCTTTCAGGATATACACCCAACTTTTtctgctaaaatcatcaataaatgttagGTAATACCTGTTACCTCCAAGTGACGGAATATCAAATGGACCAGCAATATCTGTATGAACAATCTCCAGTGGCCTCctggctctccatgattttccaacGGGAAAACTTTGTCTGTGTTGCTTCCCCTTAAcacatgcttcacacaaattttctggttcatttatttctggcAAACCGTCCACCATCTTTGTTTTTGACAATAATTTCAAGCCAGAAAATCCAAGATGACCGAATCTTAAATGCCACAAccacgagtcatttttaatgaccgaCTTTAAACACTTCTGCGCCTTCGTTTGCATATCAAGTGTAAACAAAcgattctttgacatctccacatCTGCAATTAATTCTCGATCCTGATTCCTGATGACGAGAGAATTATCCTGCATTTGTATATAATATCCTTTCTCCACAAGTTGGCCAAGACTGATGATGTTACTTTTCAAAGCAGGTATATGGTAAACATCATTAATAAACTTTTTCTCACCAGTCTTCAATACAATCGTAATTGTACCTTTGCCTTTGACTGGAATCTTCGATGAATCACCAAACGTAACTTCTCCGCTGATGGTCTCGTCTATCTCCGTAAATAAATCCTTGTGGCCTGTCATGTGGTTGCTCGCACCAgagtcaagataccaaacatttTTCTTGCTCTCCTCGTCTCCTTTATAAGTGAGGAACATAGCAGTGCCAACATCTTTATCTTCTTTTGCTGCTGTaaaatgacttctttcttccacttTCGGTGATCTACATTCATAACTGAAATGGCCAAATTTATTGCAATTATAGCACTGAAATTGAGACTTGTCACCTCGTTGAAATCCTCCTCGTCCTCGACCTCTAAAATTCTGACCACGTCCAGATGGACGATAACCTTCAGTGTTCTGGCTTCTGTTGAAGGACTGTCTTCCACGTCCTCTTCCACCACGGTAGCCACCTCTAAAGCCACCTCTTCCACGACCAGAACTGCTACTGCTTGAACTTTCACCAATGGACACCTTACTTTGCAATGCCTTTTCTAAATGGCTTGTatcatcatactggttcatcCGCTGCTCATGGGCTTGAAGTGAACCAACTAGCTCATCAATAGAAATTGTGGACAAATCTTTTGACTCCTCGATAGAAGTAACGACATAGTCAAATTTTCTTGTCAATGAGCGGAGTAATTTTTCCATGACCCGAACATCATCGAGACTTTCTCCGTTTCTCTTCATCTCATTTGTCATCGTTTTCAAACGCGTAACATATTCACCAATATTTTCTGAGGTCTTCATTTTTATATTTTCGAACTCCCCGCGTAGAACTTGGAGCCGCACCTTTTTTACTTTCTCCACGCCTTGGAATGATTTCTGCAAAATCTCCCACGCATCTTTTGCTGTTTTTGCTTCTGAAATTTTTTCAAAGGTAGATTCATCAACACCTTGAAAAATTGTGTACAACGCCTTTTTGTCCTTTTTACGGGACTCCTTTAACGCCATCTTCTCGGCATTTGGAAGTGCTGCTTCAGCGGTTGCATCTGCGGGCTCGTTAAACCCACTTTCGACAATATCCCAATTGTCGTAGGAACCGAGTAACACCTTCATTTGGATACTCCAATTCCCGTAATTTGTGGACGTCAATTTTGGAATATTTGGTTGCACCATATTCGCCATTTTCTTGAACAGAACGCTGGCTCGGATACCACTTGTTGGAAACGTATATGGGCTTGGGCTTAATATAGATCAAATTGATATGACTCAAACACACACTGTATATCTTTGATATTGAAACAAACACCAAGTTTATTTTAAATCTCACAACCACAAAGCTACAGCTTGACACAAGGCTACGGCCTTATTTCTTTCTCTCTGTTGCTTTACAAACTCACTTCTGTGTATACTATTACATTCAGAGAGGACCAGCCTATTTATAGGCTTCATATATGCATGCATTACATCAGGGCTTACATCACTACTATTTATTACTACATAGACTTTTACCAGCCTACAATACTGACTAACTTAACATGCAGCCTACCATATTTTACGTATCTATAATTATTGCCAGCCTTCAGACCTTATCTTGACAACCCAGCCTTCTAATCTTGAACaactgttatatatatatgctaCGCATTTCAAGGGAGACTTCATCACATCTCTTATATGAATTCTTGACCATGCATGCAGGTTGCCTACCATAATATATGCTTCTCTGTTGCTGGATATATAGCTGGTGCCTGGTGTAGTGTCAACCTTGAATACTATCACCATAATTTATTACACACGCCACCTTGCATGTATTGGTAATCTACTGCCCACCATATTTTTAGGAATTAACTTCTGGTTGCTGCTCTTATTTTCTTTCCTTCATATTACTACATCTATAACCCAGCTGTAtgttatttatttcaaattatgGAAGAGTTTGAATTCTAACAGAAATCTGCAGTCAGCTGTTCTGGATACTTTTGAAACTCCTGCTAGTAAGCAGGTATGATTTTATATATACTGATTGCAGCTTCTGATTCAAACAGATCTTGTCTAATACTAAGCACGTTAAAGTCGTAAATTATTTCTTCTATTTAGTTTTATGTATAAGCTATGATTTCTTCTTCTAAGTTTCATGTCTAAGTCGTGACGATGCAAGATTTTGGCATTTGTACAACATTCCTTCTATTCTCTGTTAATTGTGAATCTAGCTCAGTTAGTTAAAAATCTTATGATGTATAAATCTATTCCCCACTCAGTCTTTTTAACTTTTGAAGTTGTGATACATACTGAATTGTGGTAGTTAAGTAATCTTCTTGCTTCTCAGAACAATTACAAGACTAAACTAATGTTTTTGTTTAATAGTAGTTCTTTGCTAGTCTGCTTATTTACTTGACGTATCATTCTTCTCTCTCAAGTGGCAACGATAAGGTTTTTCTGAGGGTATGGTAGGTACAGTTTCTGTTTGTTTTGTACTTCGCAAGCAATAAACTTAGTGATCCTTGTTATACATGGGTAATTGGGCATAAAGATGGGATTGTAACCTGGACTAGATGTTTTAGAGCTGTTGTGAAGGAATTTGGGCGACCTTTGTAGACAACAAGCAGTGCATCTATTATAAATGGAGTAGGAATGTAGAGATTTTTAGGTACCTAGTGACTGGTGTTGTTCTTTTTTATGAATCTGCATGGTAAAACTCATGTATTTTATGGAGGTCTAGTGTAGACATAGCCTTGCTCCTTAAAGGCACTTTTGAGGCATGAAAGGTCACCTTAGCTTGGAATCGTGGATCCTGTTGAGTGTTTAATTTTACTTGTTATCAGTTTACAATTAGTAATTATAATTGTTGTGTGGTATAgattgtttatttattttttgctTGTACAGTTTTGGTATACAGTGATGTATGTTTATATATCTTTGGGAACAAGGGACTTTGATCCCATTGGATATCATATCTGAGGTTGACATGAATATATCTACGTCGCCAAGTTTAGTGTATGTTGACTATGCTTACCAAATTGTGGTTAACTGGTTATTAAGTAGTTTGATACTAAATTGTTTTCAAGAAGCAGGAGATAGTTTAAAGATGCTGTTAGTTCTGTAAATCTAAATGTGACCAAACTTCACATATTTGAAAGTTATGCATTTTCGGCGATATATATGCACAGCTTCGGCCATTCCAATTATTCTGTAAGCAAGTTCAGCCGTAAAAAAGTAAATGTGTTAACTGCTCCTTCATCCTTGTCTCTTTGACCAAACCCTGCATTTGAATATTTACTTGAATAGCTACTTGCATTGCCTCTTTGCCTCCTTAATATCTACTTCTAATGCCTGCATAGTGTTAACTGAATAGTTAAAAGTCTCTTACTAATCAATTAATATAATGTGTGTGCATAGATCCTATCTTGTTCGGTGCTGTAACTTTACTTACCCATGGACTGACATTTTCTGTCTGAAACCGTATTTGCAGGTGTAGTTGCTGATTTTGCTTTGGGAGTTTGGACAACTGCAGTAGTTGCGCCACATGTATGGAGTAGTTTATATGGAAGTATGTTTAAATTTGAAATGTAATCTATTTATGACTGGATATGTCCCAAGTTAGGAAGTCGTAATGCCTATCTGTCATCAGACCATCTATTGTGTTAAATTTACCCTGGTTTTCTACCTATATTATCTGCACAATTATTATGTTATCCTTGGATGGGTAATAGTCTCTTTTATAATGCTATTGTGGTTATTATCTACATGTTAGTATTTTTATTTTGCATCTGCCCGGTAGACTGGTGCACGAAGTTTCTTCATAAATTACAAGAAACTAGGCATAAATCATTTGCGTGAAATCTTAACCAATCGTTGTCTTTTCAGTGCATTTTTATTTTCCCTTGCCTGTCTAGGCTGCCTTATAAACAATGCTTTGTTTTCCCTAATTACATTGAAGTGGTTTGTTCATTGTTTATATTATCTATTGTGAACATGCAAATGTTGTTTACAAAGGCTTCAGGAGAAAAAGCTGAGAAGAAGAAATATGGTCCATGCCCTGTTCTGGATACACAATAGAGCAATCACATTCACATCCCAATGGCAGACATTAAGTAATTCATCCGTGAGTGCGCAATCTAAAACTCATGGAAACGCATTCTCATTGTTTGTTATGTGATTTTTTGAATGAGGTCTGTGAATTTGGATGAAAAGTGAAGCCAGTAAGAGTTGGAGCCACTAATGAAGAAAAAAAATGTTCTTCCAGGCTGTAATTCGAGCCGAGTCGAGCCGACTTCGAGTTTTTTGCAGTCGAGTTCGAGCTTTTTTTTATCGACTCGAGTCGAGCCTGAAAATAATCGAGCCTGAATTGTGTATTCGAGCTCGGCTCGGGTAAAACACGAGCGGAGTTCGAGCAGTTCGCGAGTTTTCGAACTTAAGGAGTTATTTAACGAGTTTTCGAGTTTAACGAGTTTTTAACCGAGTTTTCGAGTTTATCTAGTTTTTTAACATATTTTCGAGTTATCGAGTTCTTATCGAGTTTATCGAGCCTACGAGTTTATCGAGTTTTTAACATGTTTTCGAGTTATCGGGTTCTTATCGAGTTATTCGAGTTTTATTTTTACCTTCgtaaaaatatttcttttttgaAATTTTGACTTATAATTTAAAAACATTAGTTTCactattaataaaaataaataaatgttcaAAATAACATACATGTGTTCTGAGGTAAATCTAACAACATATTCAAATACATGTATAAACTAGAAAACAAATAACAACACCTTTGTTAGTATAATTTTTCAAATCATCTATTTTAATAATTTTGTTTAACTCTATCTTCATATTTCTTAAAAATGTACTTATTTTTCTATATTGTATATTGtatatcttatatatatgataaataaaataaagtgataATTTTATTATTGTCGGGACTCGGGGGAGAAAAGTAATTTTTATcttttttaaaacaaaagtacGCAATAGAcattaaatcattaataaataacaattataaaaataataattt
This window contains:
- the LOC141670823 gene encoding F-box protein At5g49610-like — protein: MMQNGAPSSNADHTTTFNDLPAAMLVNIFTRLPVKTLIRSTSVCKTWYSNITKPTFISAHIQHSLSCSNQNAVLFVPNNIMRHKYCSLVSADTGNVLEKYKIPFKTKNGSLQLCGCLNGLLCLNAIEEDPNVDVEYQDLYLWNPRVRKYRSLFSSCFKKRGFCLYALGMGVYEPTFDTRIVRIVYPADDGGYACRKVPPKAEIYSLKRNTWRRIKDPGVPLLGYHSGITVGNNMVYWLNTRMSRDFNEQAWLLSFDFNTEMFGSIKLPDEVRYCLGVKANFNLLKFEGKLAVFVLNERKETNGTISQPCGIWLMSHEEGKISWNLIFKIVLKEHMWPLNVSRGGTLLQVSYASSNRSLFFCNLVSEDLQQSKPLVTEPGGFVEAHFMESLLLLEGKDELLKSAVSCSGYF